ACAGTGTCCCCCCCTGCGTCCTCGCCAAGGTGCTGGAGAAGCCAGACCCCGGCAGCCTGTCCTCCCATCTGTCGGATGCCTCAGCCCGTGACCTGGCCTTCCGCGACAGGCTGGAAAAGCCGGGCCCCCGGCCCCCCTACAAGGGGGACATCTACTGCAGCGACACGGCCCTCTACTGCCCCGAGGAGCGGCGCCGTGACCGGCGGCCCAGTGCGGACGGGCCCGTGACCGACGTGGGCTTCCTGCGGGCCCAGAATTCCACTGACAGCGCGGCCGAGGAGGAGGAGCCCGAGGCGGCGGCCTACCCCGCGGGCTACCGGCACGGGGCCTTCGGGGGCTACGCGGCCTCGCTGCCCACGTCCAGCTCCTACTCGAGCTTCAGCGCCGCGTCGGAGGAGAAGGAGCACGCCCAGGCCAGCACGCTCACCGCCTCGCAGCAGGCCATCTACCTGAACAGCCGCGACGAGCTCTTCGGCCGCACGCCGCCTGCGGCCTACGGGAGCAGCCCGCGCTATGCCTCGGCCGCGGCTGCGGTGGCCGCCCCGCTCGAGGCCGAGGCGGCCCCGGGGTTCGCGAGGACTGTGTCGCCGTACCCCGCCGAGCCCTACCGCTTCCCGGTctcccccggcccccagcccgcCCTGATGCCCCCCAACCTGTGGAACCTGCGGGCCAAGCCGGGGTCGGCCCGGCTGGCCGCAGAGGACGTGCGCGGCCAGTGGCGGCCGCTGAGCGTGGAGGACATCGGCGCCTACCCCTTCCCGGCCGCCGCtgcggccgccgccgcccccggccGCGCCTCGCCCGGCGGCTTCAACGACCGCTACTTCGGGGCCGGAGGCGGCCCGGGCGAGAAGGCCGAGGGCCGCGCCAGCCCCCTCTATGCCAGCTACAAGGCTGACAGCTTCTCGGAGGGCGATGACCTCTCCCAGGGCCACCTGGCCGAGCCCCGCTACCTCCGGGCGGCCGGTGACCTGAGCCTCAGCCCCGGCCGCTCGGCTGAGCCCCTGCCCAGCTACGCGGCCAGCGAGGGGGAGCGGGAGAGGCTCGGGGTGCAGCTctgtggggcggggggcagcccCGAGCCCGAGCACAGCCCTCGGAGCTCCAGGGATTCCCTGGAGCCCAGCTCCATGGAGGCCTCCCCGGAGATGCACCCCGGCGCccgcctcagcccccagcccgcCTTCCCTCGGACTGGCGGCTCGGGGCTCAGCCGCAAGGACAGTCTCACAAAAGCCCAGCTCTACGGAACCCTGCTCAACTGAGCACCCACGTGCAGGCCTCGGCCGTGGCCACCCCGCACACCGGGTCCCGAGGGGTGCTGCCTCGCCTCCCTGATACCCGTCCTCCCGGCCCCGCAAACGAGGACCCCGTTGagccgggggaggggggcaccCCACCCACGTGTCTCGTCCGCCCCCGCACCGCCACGGTGGACCGTTTCTCACACAGCAGCCTCCTTCCCCACCGGAGATGAGCATCCCCCCTTTTATAAAGTGCAACTATTTTTATAGAGCAAAAGGGTCTTTCTTAACGCACTCAGCCTCCAGCTCCCTGGATGGTGGCCTAGGCGTTTTCGACGCGACGCTCCTTGATTTTCGGGTGAGGGTGAGTGGGGCCTGCCCCTCAGAGGGAAGGACGGTGTCCCGCGGAGACCCCCCGCCAGCCAGTGACAAGGGAACCCTGACGCTCTGTCCACAAAGAGGGGGACTGGAACGGGTGGAGGGATGTGTAACGTTTTCAGCTGTTCTTGCCGTGTGGCCGACGACCGACCACCCCCCAGCTCCCCCGTGGTCCGTAGTCCCAAGTGGGGCCGGTGCTCGTCCCCCCAGTGTCCCGCGCCCCGGTACCACCTCGCTCTACCTCAGATGTAATGAGGCCCTCCGACCCCGGTTTCTGTAGCTTGCTTTCCTGTCGTCTGTGATGCATGCCCCGTCTCAGTACTGTATTTTGCATTCATTAATAAAAGACGTCGGTGGAAAGAATTTGGGTTTCGGTAGTTTTTTCTCCCCCCCTGCCTTTTGATCTCGGGACGTGTGGCCTTGGGTGTctccccccatcctcccctctCTGAGGCCAGGGCAGCCTGATGATAACACTCCTCCCCCGCCCTGGCACCGTGTCGTCCAGTGTTTGAATTCTTCCATCGTCTCAACCCACTAAACGTTGTTTTTGCCATTTCATACGATGTTCCTTATAGACTTTGCTTCTGCCTCAAGCTTCCTTAGGATGTCCTTTAGTTCGGCTCTGCTGGTGACAaactcttttgggtttttttttttttgctctgaagATGTCTTTGCCCCATTTCTGAAGGATATTCTCACTGGGGAGAATGTCAGCGGGGGTCTCTTACCCTCAGTGCACAGAGATGTCCCCTGGCTTCCTGCTGGGGTGGGACTCGCCATCAGTCCCCCCCCTTCCCAGGAGTTGTTCCTTTGGTGCTAATCTGTCTTCTTCTCTCCAGCGGTGGAAGATCTTCCCTTTGGTTTTCTGCAATTTCCCTGAGGTGTGTCTCGCTGTGGATTTCTCCTTGCTGGGAATTCACAGGGAGTCTTGCATCTGTGGATTGGTGTATCTCAGTAGTTGAGGAAAATCCTCAGCTGCTTCTTAAACTATTTCTCCACCCGTCCCTCCTCCTGGGACTGCCTCTACCTCCGTGTCCCTGCCTCCTTGAGACCCACACCTTGGTGTCACCGTGCTCAACCTGCattcttccaggtcactaattCTCTTCTGCTGCGTCCATTCAGCTGCCCAACACAGCCACCAcgtttttagtttttgttattaatgttttccatttctagaaGTTCTGTCTGATCATTCTACAAACCCACTATGCCACTTTCTAATAGTTTCCTATTCCCTGGAGAGATTTCCAAGcttgtcttttgtttccttaaacaGAGCGGGCACAGCTGGCTCACGGTCTGGGCCTGACACATCCATCAGGTGGGGTCTGTGTGGACTGTTTATCTTGGCTCCTGCCCATGTCGCCTTGTTTCTGTGTGTGCCTGGTTATCTTTGAGCATGCTCATTGATGCCCTTGAGAAAGTACTTGTGAACGTTCTGCAAGGCCTAGGATGGAGGGCCCCTCCTCCAGGGGGCTTTATGTCTGCTTCTTCCCACTGGGAGGGGACCACCTCGGCCCA
Above is a genomic segment from Tursiops truncatus isolate mTurTru1 chromosome 2, mTurTru1.mat.Y, whole genome shotgun sequence containing:
- the BEGAIN gene encoding brain-enriched guanylate kinase-associated protein isoform X6 produces the protein MALQRINQELEDKLYRMGQHYEEEKRALSHEIVALNSHLLEAKVTIDKLSEDNELYRKDCNLAAQLLQCSQTYGRGHKVSELPSEFQEHVSLHMEKQGCSLPSPLCRPAYADSVPPCVLAKVLEKPDPGSLSSHLSDASARDLAFRDRLEKPGPRPPYKGDIYCSDTALYCPEERRRDRRPSADGPVTDVGFLRAQNSTDSAAEEEEPEAAAYPAGYRHGAFGGYAASLPTSSSYSSFSAASEEKEHAQASTLTASQQAIYLNSRDELFGRTPPAAYGSSPRYASAAAAVAAPLEAEAAPGFARTVSPYPAEPYRFPVSPGPQPALMPPNLWNLRAKPGSARLAAEDVRGQWRPLSVEDIGAYPFPAAAAAAAAPGRASPGGFNDRYFGAGGGPGEKAEGRASPLYASYKADSFSEGDDLSQGHLAEPRYLRAAGDLSLSPGRSAEPLPSYAASEGERERLGVQLCGAGGSPEPEHSPRSSRDSLEPSSMEASPEMHPGARLSPQPAFPRTGGSGLSRKDSLTKAQLYGTLLN
- the BEGAIN gene encoding brain-enriched guanylate kinase-associated protein isoform X7, with amino-acid sequence MWTGGRRPGRLRRAASAADMEKLRLRSPWVPSCLGQPRVLQGRLARSSPSLWDSALQEQKGELRKRLSYTTHKLEKLETEFDSTRHYLEIELRRAQEELEKVTEKLRRIQSNYMALQRINQELEDKLYRMGQHYEEEKRALSHEIVALNSHLLEAKVTIDKLSEDNELYRKDCNLAAQLLQCSQTYGRGHKVSELPSEFQEHVSLHMEKQGCSLPSPLCRPAYADSVPPCVLAKVLEKPDPGSLSSHLSDASARDLAFRDRLEKPGPRPPYKGDIYCSDTALYCPEERRRDRRPSADGPVTDVGFLRAQNSTDSAAEEEEPEAAAYPAGYRHGAFGGYAASLPTSSSYSSFSAASEEKEHAQASTLTASQQAIYLNSRDELFGRTPPAAYGSSPRYASAAAAVAAPLEAEAAPGFARTVSPYPAEPYRFPVSPGPQPALMPPNLWNLRAKPGSARLAAEDVRGQWRPLSVEDIGAYPFPAAAAAAAAPGRASPGGFNDRYFGAGGGPGEKAEGRASPLYASYKADSFSEGDDLSQGHLAEPRYLRAAGDLSLSPGRSAEPLPSYAASEGERERLGVQLCGAGGSPEPEHSPRSSRDSLEPSSMEASPEMHPGARLSPQPAFPRTGGSGLSRKDSLTKAQLYGTLLN
- the BEGAIN gene encoding brain-enriched guanylate kinase-associated protein isoform X4; this translates as MWTGGRRPGRLRRAASAADMEKLSALQEQKGELRKRLSYTTHKLEKLETEFDSTRHYLEIELRRAQEELEKVTEKLRRIQSNYMALQRINQELEDKLYRMGQHYEEEKRALSHEIVALNSHLLEAKVTIDKLSEDNELYRKDCNLAAQLLQCSQTYGRGHKVSELPSEFQEHVSLHMEKQGCSLPSPLCRPAYADSVPPCVLAKVLEKPDPGSLSSHLSDASARDLAFRDRLEKPGPRPPYKGDIYCSDTALYCPEERRRDRRPSADGPVTDVGFLRAQNSTDSAAEEEEPEAAAYPAGYRHGAFGGYAASLPTSSSYSSFSAASEEKEHAQASTLTASQQAIYLNSRDELFGRTPPAAYGSSPRYASAAAAVAAPLEAEAAPGFARTVSPYPAEPYRFPVSPGPQPALMPPNLWNLRAKPGSARLAAEDVRGQWRPLSVEDIGAYPFPAAAAAAAAPGRASPGGFNDRYFGAGGGPGEKAEGRASPLYASYKADSFSEGDDLSQGHLAEPRYLRAAGDLSLSPGRSAEPLPSYAASEGERERLGVQLCGAGGSPEPEHSPRSSRDSLEPSSMEASPEMHPGARLSPQPAFPRTGGSGLSRKDSLTKAQLYGTLLN
- the BEGAIN gene encoding brain-enriched guanylate kinase-associated protein isoform X3; amino-acid sequence: MGLSVEEASLRSWDLKRRLRSPWVPSCLGQPRVLQGRLARSSPSLWDSALQEQKGELRKRLSYTTHKLEKLETEFDSTRHYLEIELRRAQEELEKVTEKLRRIQSNYMALQRINQELEDKLYRMGQHYEEEKRALSHEIVALNSHLLEAKVTIDKLSEDNELYRKDCNLAAQLLQCSQTYGRGHKVSELPSEFQEHVSLHMEKQGCSLPSPLCRPAYADSVPPCVLAKVLEKPDPGSLSSHLSDASARDLAFRDRLEKPGPRPPYKGDIYCSDTALYCPEERRRDRRPSADGPVTDVGFLRAQNSTDSAAEEEEPEAAAYPAGYRHGAFGGYAASLPTSSSYSSFSAASEEKEHAQASTLTASQQAIYLNSRDELFGRTPPAAYGSSPRYASAAAAVAAPLEAEAAPGFARTVSPYPAEPYRFPVSPGPQPALMPPNLWNLRAKPGSARLAAEDVRGQWRPLSVEDIGAYPFPAAAAAAAAPGRASPGGFNDRYFGAGGGPGEKAEGRASPLYASYKADSFSEGDDLSQGHLAEPRYLRAAGDLSLSPGRSAEPLPSYAASEGERERLGVQLCGAGGSPEPEHSPRSSRDSLEPSSMEASPEMHPGARLSPQPAFPRTGGSGLSRKDSLTKAQLYGTLLN
- the BEGAIN gene encoding brain-enriched guanylate kinase-associated protein isoform X5, translated to MGLSVEEASLRSWDLKRSALQEQKGELRKRLSYTTHKLEKLETEFDSTRHYLEIELRRAQEELEKVTEKLRRIQSNYMALQRINQELEDKLYRMGQHYEEEKRALSHEIVALNSHLLEAKVTIDKLSEDNELYRKDCNLAAQLLQCSQTYGRGHKVSELPSEFQEHVSLHMEKQGCSLPSPLCRPAYADSVPPCVLAKVLEKPDPGSLSSHLSDASARDLAFRDRLEKPGPRPPYKGDIYCSDTALYCPEERRRDRRPSADGPVTDVGFLRAQNSTDSAAEEEEPEAAAYPAGYRHGAFGGYAASLPTSSSYSSFSAASEEKEHAQASTLTASQQAIYLNSRDELFGRTPPAAYGSSPRYASAAAAVAAPLEAEAAPGFARTVSPYPAEPYRFPVSPGPQPALMPPNLWNLRAKPGSARLAAEDVRGQWRPLSVEDIGAYPFPAAAAAAAAPGRASPGGFNDRYFGAGGGPGEKAEGRASPLYASYKADSFSEGDDLSQGHLAEPRYLRAAGDLSLSPGRSAEPLPSYAASEGERERLGVQLCGAGGSPEPEHSPRSSRDSLEPSSMEASPEMHPGARLSPQPAFPRTGGSGLSRKDSLTKAQLYGTLLN
- the BEGAIN gene encoding brain-enriched guanylate kinase-associated protein isoform X1, which codes for MLCAASWPLWRMLPGRGASRLILSLAQRSHSLLGPHSQFGEDNPGLGCGTSASGPQRPQPALWRSKSGGPCKRCHLEVGSQTERLGADGCSLNQGPLSRPKHLPPPVPDWLRVRDPDPRGGGWAVCVLVVRVRVRWCGLAHPVRTHRRLELSAAARPAAACRCSALQEQKGELRKRLSYTTHKLEKLETEFDSTRHYLEIELRRAQEELEKVTEKLRRIQSNYMALQRINQELEDKLYRMGQHYEEEKRALSHEIVALNSHLLEAKVTIDKLSEDNELYRKDCNLAAQLLQCSQTYGRGHKVSELPSEFQEHVSLHMEKQGCSLPSPLCRPAYADSVPPCVLAKVLEKPDPGSLSSHLSDASARDLAFRDRLEKPGPRPPYKGDIYCSDTALYCPEERRRDRRPSADGPVTDVGFLRAQNSTDSAAEEEEPEAAAYPAGYRHGAFGGYAASLPTSSSYSSFSAASEEKEHAQASTLTASQQAIYLNSRDELFGRTPPAAYGSSPRYASAAAAVAAPLEAEAAPGFARTVSPYPAEPYRFPVSPGPQPALMPPNLWNLRAKPGSARLAAEDVRGQWRPLSVEDIGAYPFPAAAAAAAAPGRASPGGFNDRYFGAGGGPGEKAEGRASPLYASYKADSFSEGDDLSQGHLAEPRYLRAAGDLSLSPGRSAEPLPSYAASEGERERLGVQLCGAGGSPEPEHSPRSSRDSLEPSSMEASPEMHPGARLSPQPAFPRTGGSGLSRKDSLTKAQLYGTLLN
- the BEGAIN gene encoding brain-enriched guanylate kinase-associated protein isoform X2; its protein translation is MFIEHWICREAVCPSLLKHLQPQFPHSQDRGNNTTHRLSRGWTLPLPPSHRMASTASHPTPASVSASSRGNRILFTVCPQHSPQGTSHSLQDSEQLHGAAEDQPGAGGQAVPHGEGTPHTPTPQHSQPWAPSSGTMGQHYEEEKRALSHEIVALNSHLLEAKVTIDKLSEDNELYRKDCNLAAQLLQCSQTYGRGHKVSELPSEFQEHVSLHMEKQGCSLPSPLCRPAYADSVPPCVLAKVLEKPDPGSLSSHLSDASARDLAFRDRLEKPGPRPPYKGDIYCSDTALYCPEERRRDRRPSADGPVTDVGFLRAQNSTDSAAEEEEPEAAAYPAGYRHGAFGGYAASLPTSSSYSSFSAASEEKEHAQASTLTASQQAIYLNSRDELFGRTPPAAYGSSPRYASAAAAVAAPLEAEAAPGFARTVSPYPAEPYRFPVSPGPQPALMPPNLWNLRAKPGSARLAAEDVRGQWRPLSVEDIGAYPFPAAAAAAAAPGRASPGGFNDRYFGAGGGPGEKAEGRASPLYASYKADSFSEGDDLSQGHLAEPRYLRAAGDLSLSPGRSAEPLPSYAASEGERERLGVQLCGAGGSPEPEHSPRSSRDSLEPSSMEASPEMHPGARLSPQPAFPRTGGSGLSRKDSLTKAQLYGTLLN